From Sus scrofa isolate TJ Tabasco breed Duroc chromosome 18, Sscrofa11.1, whole genome shotgun sequence, a single genomic window includes:
- the LOC102160938 gene encoding late histone H2B.L4-like, whose amino-acid sequence MSSAHGQQQQQQQQQQQQQQQGGGRRGRSSGEKKSKKRNRRKETYSMYIYKVLKQVHPDIGISSKAMSIMNSFVNDVFERLAGEAARLAQYSGRTTLTSREVQTAVRLLLPGELAKHAVSEGTKAVTKYTSSK is encoded by the exons ATGAGCTCAGCGCAtggacagcagcagcagcagcagcagcagcagcagcagcagcagcagcaggggggCGGCCGGAGGGGCCGTAGTTCTGGGGAGAAGAAGTCCAAAAAGCGCAACCGGCGCAAAGAAACCTACTCAATGTACATCTACAAGGTGCTGAAGCAG GTGCACCCCGACATCGGCATCTCTTCCAAGGCCATGAGCATCATGAACTCATTTGTGAATGATGTGTTTGAGCGGCTGGCCGGCGAGGCCGCCCGGCTGGCCCAGTACTCGGGCCGAACCACGCTGACATCCCGGGAGGTGCAGACGGCCGTGCGTCTGCTGCTGCCTGGCGAGCTGGCCAAGCACGCTGTGTCTGAGGGCACTAAGGCTGTCACCAAGTACACCAGCTCCAAGTGA